A stretch of DNA from Salmo trutta chromosome 12, fSalTru1.1, whole genome shotgun sequence:
tggactagatgtCAAAAACCttccccttgactgaaattggAAAAGCATAACcctccccattttcctccaggtaccaATTGTGTACATTTTGATCCATCCCTAAGAGCGGGGTAATTACCTCCACGGGTCTTTTCGCCTGCACCTGTCTTCTGGTCTGCACTGGGCTGGGCCTCTCTGACCACACGGAAAGGACCCTGGGTTATGtagtgcctgtctgtctctccgatgGGGAGATCTCGCCTGCGCCTCCGCGAGGCTGTGTTCAGGCAGCCCTGGCCACACCTAGAGTTGGGGTTTCCCACCTCACACAGGATGACGGTACAGGTGAGGTACACCTAAAGGAGGGACATGGGATGTAAAAGGGAGGTGACCATCCAAGAAGATTTTCCTAATACTGGATCAACATCCACAGTCAACCATTTGAATTGATATTTGTGAAATAAACATTTAGGTTGAAAACTGTGTCTGAATAAGACCAAACCTGTGCATCTTGATGTCTTCAGGTGAATTCCACATTGATGCAACATGATTATACTCTAATAAAGTCAGTAAATATAAGAAAGAAAGAATGTGAAGACAAGTCATTTGGATGTTAAGTTTTACCTGGTCGTAGCTCCAAGTGAATTTGAAGGCCTGGACCTCAAAGTAGAATTGGGTTAGGTTACCGGGATAAACCTTGACCGTCTCGTCCTTTAGACACCTTCATtgtaaaagaaagaaagaaagtacaTTTTACTGAGACAGGATGGAGACAAATGAACTCATGATTACGTTTGTGTAATCTCTCAGTCCCATTTGAAGCTTGCCAATAGCATTATGTGCTGCTCTTAGTCAATAAAGACTGATAGACAAACAGCAATTgtggaaaacaaaacaaataattaGGGAAAACAAAACATTGTTTACCATTTTGGAATGCGACATTATGTTGACTGttacctgttgtttaccattTTGGAATGCGACATTATGTTGACTGTTACGTGTGGTTCACACATTCTTTACTCTTGCAGGTGAACAAAATAAGATTTGCATTTCAGGCCACATAATGCACCCTGGGTGGTAAACAAGGAAAAATGTTGTGTATTTCCTATGCTGCCTTGAGTGTGTAATTGTTTGTCatgcagggctcccttgtaaATGAGACCTTGGTCTCATTGGGACTCCACAATGCCTAAAGAAAGGTTCAATATGTAACAAATACAGTACAACGGCAGATTCCTGCAATTCCTCTTTCACAGCTTCAAGCCCACAGCCCGTTTGTGGGACCCCTCCTCACCCGTCTTTGATGAGGTCGTAGAAGAGACTGCTGCTGGCTCTGTCATCCGGAGTGGCTTTGCAAGACTCCACCAACAGCTGTACCTTGGGCAGATCGGACTGGGCCTGGATGCCCATGTACATCCTGTCCATTAGCTTCACATTCACTGGGTAAGCACTGGGATCCACCTTCTGGCTGAACTTACTGTCCTTGAAGACCTCAAAGGTGTAGCCGAAGCTACCAAAGTTGGACTCTGTGAACATGTAGTTGGAGCTGTGGATCTGGTAATAGTTGGAAATGCTGACAGTCTTGGGATACCGGCAGGAGAAGCCGATGTTGATCTGGTTACGTCGCGTGATGGTCGCGTTGACCGCGTCGAAGCAGTTTATTTCGTTTTTGAACACCATGAAGTCACCTGCATCCTAGATAGAGGCGGAGAGAGAAACCAGATTTAGGAAGATAAGAAACAAAACacaagaggggagaaagagatggcACACCtccaagtatgtgtgtgtgtgtttgaatgtttcTCATACCTCCATCTTTGTGCCACAGCTGTTGAGTGACATGGTACCCATGATGTGTGTTTGGTTGGAGGTTAGGGAGCAGGATGAGTCGGCTAGCCACAGCCACTCCATGTCCACCTCAGGCAGATAGGCCTTGATCACGGCAATGCTGATCCTATTCGCTGTGCACGAAACATTCGCCTCACCTGCATACAGAGGAGATGACGTGTTATGTGTGTATCATCACGTTAGGATTGGATCTTACCCTATAACATACATGGAAGTCTATCTAGCAACAGTGCAAAGATTGAAGGGGTGAAAATCAACTAACCTGTAAGTGCGAGGGCtttaaccaccaccacaaccacacatctcatctctgattggctgaaatgaaGAACAAATAAGAACAACAATGACCAGagaacgacaacaacaacaactactgtAAACGTCCCTTCAACATACCTCTCGTTTGTCTCGGCAGTGAAACAGATGGGAATGTTTTGTTTCAGGTGTCTTTCCTGCAGGGTCCAGCCCATGAAGAGCCTCGTGACACCAACGCTCTCATCCTGGATCTTCTTGGTCATGTTGGAAGGGCCGCTGACCTGGAAGTCAAATATCCTTTGAGGAAGCAGAAAGACAGAAAAGTTACAACTCCTGGACAAGCGCAAGGAACTCTGTTCATCTCATTCATTTTCGGTTTTCATGTGCTGTTCAAGCTGGTTAAAAAATGAGCATTGCTAAGTGTTGTGGTCTATGCAGTCAGTCCAGACGTAAAACAACGGGGGAAGTCAATGGAGTTTTGGACAGTAAGGTGATGTCGGTGAGAGAGGTACTCTTACTTGGCATGGGCGGTTTTTACTCGGGCTTCGAGCTGGTACAGGTGACCCACAGCGGTATGATGGACATCCCCATGTGAAGGTGTCGGAGTCAAGAACTGTGGTCGTATGTAGCCAGGGAGACAGTTGGATAGAGCTGGCTGGACTAAAACAACAGAAAGGACAGGTtttagatacagtaccagtcattcaagggtttttctttattttttactattttctacattgtagaataatagtgaagacatcaaaactatgaaataacacaaatggaatcatgtagtaaccaaaaaagtgttaaacaaatgaaaatctaTTTTGTATTTGGGattctttgcacactcttgacattctccaTGTAGCCAGGGAGACAGTTGGGCAGAGTTGGCTGGACTAAAACCACAGAAAGGACAGGTTTTAGACATCTAGTGGGTGTTTTAATAAAGGGGCATTCTGGGATTGCTACATCCATTATTATACTATAAAATGAATGACATATAGACATTGATTCTTCAATACTATAACTTATTGAAATGCCTCTTGaccttagttcaactgtcttaaTAAATCACTACCTaaaatacaagcttgttttaTTTAATCTAATGTTCATATAGCTTCATAACATGGTTAAAGCtatcattttgatctcatggacagtcagtccttgtatccatagctatcattttgatctcatggacagtcagtccttgtatccatagctatcattttgatctcatggacagtcagtccttgtatccatagctccgtctatacatttgagagtggttgcacccatccctcagctgtttaccaaaaaaaGTGGCACGGTGTCCGCTTTATTGTTGTtggaatcccagattgcccctttagaGGATCCACAGCGGCATACATGTCTGTAAACAATGATTGACAATGCTTTGGACTAAATTGTTGTCGGATTATATTCTCAGGGGCAGTAGGGTGTTTGTTTCTAGCTAGATTGATAGAATTTTGTGCTGCTCTCAGTAAATAGAAGTACATTGTAATTAGGGTGATTAAAACCATGCAGATTGCCATTTTGGAATGCACCATCATCTTTACTGTCATTCCACCAggtgaacaaaactacatttgcaTAAACAAACTAAGAGTTCAATTTTGAAACCTATACCCCTTTTACCAACATGCAACTCaaattctgttttattttttgacAAATGACTATACGTCACTAATCTATACATATTATACGACTAGACAAAATGCAATACAAATCCCATTTAATTAAATTGATTGGTTGGTTCCCTCTGCCAAAAGGAAGCATTCAACTGTGAGACATGCTACTTACTCTCCACGGCAAACTGCAAGGGCACACGGCTGAACGGGGTTGGAGTCGGGTTATTAACATAGGACTCGTTCAGGGCCTTTCTGCTATAATTTGATTTATATCCCGTCATGTTGACGTCTACAGTGGGGTGGTCCTGCAGCAGCATCTCAAATACATGCAACCCTACAGCCAACAGGCCCGTGGCATGCAGAGTGCACTGGACCTGGAGGAACGAGAAGATAGTGAATAAACTGCTGATCTAGGAACAGTTtctccctgtccatgtaatcctattcattatgatctgaaaAGGAAAAGCTGATCCCAGATCAGTGCATCTACATCACGTTGGATGTTAATTGTGCTGAATTGGATTGAATGTTTATAATAAATAAGGGTCTTTCACACTAGACCAGGGATCTTCAACATTATCTTACCCAAGGACCCCGTCCCAGGCAAGCCGGCGACCCAGGGACCAACATCATACAGTtagcaaaaacgttttttttcccTTCACATCAGGTAAATGATAATGGAaaggagaagtaatcaacattttaaaatgaaaataTTTCCTAGATAGTTTTCATTATTTTGATCTccccacattataattggaagcggaagtgtaaactctaacatagactattagctagaaaggtaactccaaacacatttttgctaagagCAACTGTTTATCTGGTTAAACAAAGGTCAGCCATGTGTTGGCAAAACATTATGtccaagtcaagaaagcttaCCAGCAGCCAGCGGCACTGGCAGCCTATGCCGCGTTCACATGCTATCAGAGTTATCGGAAGTGGGAACGACCTTCCAAGTCGGAGTTACAAGCGGGAAACTTGTTGTTACCCGAGTTGCCATGTAGCGACACTTCACCACTGACCTTTCACCTTTTCGACCAAAAGATGACAACAAATCCCTTTTTGACAATTAAAACGTTATCAATGAGGATAATGTAGCTAGTTTGACCATATCGTCAATGTTAAGCAAGCTAACTTATAGCTTATCAAGCTAGCTAAAATCGTATTGGTTAAAGAATTGTTCTAACTTCAAAGGCACGTGAACACATTCATGTCAGACTTACCACTTCCAACTTCCCAGTTTCCCATTTCCCATGAGCACATGAAGCCAACCCTATTCACGTGTGCTTTTTAAAATCCTAAATCAgatactccagtgagtgtaatttgCTCAATATTCGGAGTTGGGAAATTAAGCTGACATCATAAGAAATAAGATATTCTCCTCTTTTCTACTGTGGGTATGTAATAAGAAATGTGTTCATTCTGTTGTTGCTAGCGATATTCATAAAAACTTTGAGAGAGGggaccccctgcagtacctccgcaGGGATTGTTCACATGCCTTTGAAGTCGGAACAATTATTCAACCAATCTGATTTTAGCTAGCTTAATAATACCCCATGTACTAAACCGTTAATAAACGGGCTTGATTGCATGTACATCAATCTGCAGGGAGGGACATTGTTTATTTTATTACCATGTCAAGTGTAACGTTGGGGTGTGCGACGTTCACAGAGAAGTGACACCTCACGTCATCTCCATCCGGGTCATAGGCCAAGAGAGGAAGAGTGGAAAAGCAGTTCTGAGGAACTCTACTCATGACatcacagagagaaacaaaaaacACTTTCATTAGTAGATAATAATCCCAGATAACAGcgacatgactgtagtgttatgTAGATGTAGAATAAAACAGAATGTATTGTTTAACCATTTACACCACAATAGAATTCTAGAATGCTGCTGTAGATGACTGAGACGGCCGCTATGGGTTCTAAAGGGCTCAGGTTGAAATATGCCACTAAGTTTAGTATGCGGTTGTTTGGCAGAAGCTCTTTTTGATACATTCAGTTTGCTTCCCTCATGGTCGTACCGCAGGGTTGGGACAGTTG
This window harbors:
- the LOC115203626 gene encoding ZP domain-containing protein isoform X2; the encoded protein is MVQCTLHATGLLAVGLHVFEMLLQDHPTVDVNMTGYKSNYSRKALNESYVNNPTPTPFSRVPLQFAVEIQPALSNCLPGYIRPQFLTPTPSHGDVHHTAVGHLYQLEARVKTAHAKIFDFQVSGPSNMTKKIQDESVGVTRLFMGWTLQERHLKQNIPICFTAETNESQSEMRCVVVVVVKALALTGEANVSCTANRISIAVIKAYLPEVDMEWLWLADSSCSLTSNQTHIMGTMSLNSCGTKMEDAGDFMVFKNEINCFDAVNATITRRNQINIGFSCRYPKTVSISNYYQIHSSNYMFTESNFGSFGYTFEVFKDSKFSQKVDPSAYPVNVKLMDRMYMGIQAQSDLPKVQLLVESCKATPDDRASSSLFYDLIKDGCLKDETVKVYPGNLTQFYFEVQAFKFTWSYDQVYLTCTVILCEVGNPNSRCGQGCLNTASRRRRRDLPIGETDRHYITQGPFRVVREAQPSADQKTGAGEKTRGDVEATHFLRSDMGTIVFAGLFIMTLMLLAVVVVYFLKKSRAEEHKALIAYD
- the LOC115203626 gene encoding ZP domain-containing protein isoform X1, with product MKVFFVSLCDVMSRVPQNCFSTLPLLAYDPDGDDVRCHFSVNVAHPNVTLDMVQCTLHATGLLAVGLHVFEMLLQDHPTVDVNMTGYKSNYSRKALNESYVNNPTPTPFSRVPLQFAVEIQPALSNCLPGYIRPQFLTPTPSHGDVHHTAVGHLYQLEARVKTAHAKIFDFQVSGPSNMTKKIQDESVGVTRLFMGWTLQERHLKQNIPICFTAETNESQSEMRCVVVVVVKALALTGEANVSCTANRISIAVIKAYLPEVDMEWLWLADSSCSLTSNQTHIMGTMSLNSCGTKMEDAGDFMVFKNEINCFDAVNATITRRNQINIGFSCRYPKTVSISNYYQIHSSNYMFTESNFGSFGYTFEVFKDSKFSQKVDPSAYPVNVKLMDRMYMGIQAQSDLPKVQLLVESCKATPDDRASSSLFYDLIKDGCLKDETVKVYPGNLTQFYFEVQAFKFTWSYDQVYLTCTVILCEVGNPNSRCGQGCLNTASRRRRRDLPIGETDRHYITQGPFRVVREAQPSADQKTGAGEKTRGDVEATHFLRSDMGTIVFAGLFIMTLMLLAVVVVYFLKKSRAEEHKALIAYD